The Cervus elaphus chromosome 22, mCerEla1.1, whole genome shotgun sequence genome has a window encoding:
- the LOC122680497 gene encoding natural killer cells antigen CD94-like isoform X2 — protein MSGKNATYATVKHTPSKKPTRKEKTKEQLIYTEVKTVTPQSNQTKITRTELHKEKGSSVPFPWLFTVVILGIFCFLLLLTTGILGFMVFQGRLPEPPLVNGTQENSTSKTMTLKEKPLNTGKKCKSKWSCCGQKCYYFSDELTSFEESKKICKEMGSTLLKIEDEEELNFIQSQLSYFYWIGLSRKGTGNQWTWEDKSRPFLKFDWKESDKGHCASIKATKISASNCSRLMHFICEKWIACLAT, from the exons ATGAGTGGAAAAAATGCAACATATGCAACGGTGAAACACACTCCTTCCAAAAAGCCGACACGAAAAGAAA AGACAAAAGAGCAGCTAATTTACACAGAAGTGAAAACAGTCACTCCACAGTCcaaccagacaaagataacaaGAACTGAATTACATAAAGAAAAAG GGTCTTCAGTTCCATTTCCTTGGCTTTTCACGGTAGTGATTCTCGGaatcttctgtttccttctccttttaaCCACAGGAATCTTAGGATTTATGG TTTTCCAGGGTCGATTACCAGAGCCTCCACTGGTCAATGGAACACAAGAAAATTCCACATCTAAAACCATGACTCTCAAAGAGAAACCACTTAACACAG gaaagaaatgtaaaagtaaaTGGTCGTGTTGTGGACAGAAATGTTACTATTTTTCGGATGAATTGACGAGctttgaagaaagtaaaaaaatctGCAAGGAAATGGGCTCCACACTTCTTAAGATAGAAGATGAGGAAGAACTG aATTTCATTCAGAGCCAACTATCCTATTTCTACTGGATTGGATTATCTCGTAAAGGAACCGgaaatcaatggacatgggaaGATAAGTCAAGGCCTTTTCTCAAATT tgattggaaagagtcagacaaaggACACTGTGCAAGTATTAAAGCAACGAAGATATCTGCTTCCAACTGTTCCAGACTCATGCACTTCATTTGTGAGAAGTGGATAGCTTGTCTTGCTACCTAA
- the LOC122680497 gene encoding killer cell lectin-like receptor subfamily F member 1 isoform X1, with protein MSGKNATYATVKHTPSKKPTRKEKTKEQLIYTEVKTVTPQSNQTKITRTELHKEKGSSVPFPWLFTVVILGIFCFLLLLTTGILGFMELMMYSKVFQGRLPEPPLVNGTQENSTSKTMTLKEKPLNTGKKCKSKWSCCGQKCYYFSDELTSFEESKKICKEMGSTLLKIEDEEELNFIQSQLSYFYWIGLSRKGTGNQWTWEDKSRPFLKFDWKESDKGHCASIKATKISASNCSRLMHFICEKWIACLAT; from the exons ATGAGTGGAAAAAATGCAACATATGCAACGGTGAAACACACTCCTTCCAAAAAGCCGACACGAAAAGAAA AGACAAAAGAGCAGCTAATTTACACAGAAGTGAAAACAGTCACTCCACAGTCcaaccagacaaagataacaaGAACTGAATTACATAAAGAAAAAG GGTCTTCAGTTCCATTTCCTTGGCTTTTCACGGTAGTGATTCTCGGaatcttctgtttccttctccttttaaCCACAGGAATCTTAGGATTTATGG AGCTAATGATGTATAGTAAAGTTTTCCAGGGTCGATTACCAGAGCCTCCACTGGTCAATGGAACACAAGAAAATTCCACATCTAAAACCATGACTCTCAAAGAGAAACCACTTAACACAG gaaagaaatgtaaaagtaaaTGGTCGTGTTGTGGACAGAAATGTTACTATTTTTCGGATGAATTGACGAGctttgaagaaagtaaaaaaatctGCAAGGAAATGGGCTCCACACTTCTTAAGATAGAAGATGAGGAAGAACTG aATTTCATTCAGAGCCAACTATCCTATTTCTACTGGATTGGATTATCTCGTAAAGGAACCGgaaatcaatggacatgggaaGATAAGTCAAGGCCTTTTCTCAAATT tgattggaaagagtcagacaaaggACACTGTGCAAGTATTAAAGCAACGAAGATATCTGCTTCCAACTGTTCCAGACTCATGCACTTCATTTGTGAGAAGTGGATAGCTTGTCTTGCTACCTAA
- the LOC122680496 gene encoding killer cell lectin-like receptor 6: MSDASDYEQHPENTEQTEAIPIVDVEPPLALPPPPPPEDEWRPIPEHTNVNASRFPSSLYGIITVILGIFSLLLLMLCGFFGYQYFQSVQESESKMKSLNQRIESFQNKEKIFLHVKNVVDQNKEILERLQDQNEELNAKGGEGCGSPLSHWVQHRDHCYHQTVETVSWWNCSDLCVSLNATFLKTERSRLMCILKLLAVNHTWLGLSYKEEDNKWKWEDGSLPSSGLEWRLPKPSMDFQGKCVYAGVHTVGIDNCTVSSSCLCEKPICA, translated from the exons ATGTCGGATGCTTCAGACTATGAACAACATCCAg AAAATACAGAGCAGACAGAGGCCATCCCTATTGTGGACGTGGAACCGCCTcttgcccttcctcctcctcctcctcctgaggaTGAATGGCGTCCAATTCCTGAGCACACCAATGTGAACG CTTCTCGTTTTCcctcctctctctatggaataATTACTGTGATCCTGGGGATCTTCAGCCTGCTGCTTTTGATGTTGTGTGGATTCTTTGGTTACCAGT ACTTTCAAAGTGTTCAGGAATCAGAGAGCAAGATGAAGAGCCTTAACCAACGGATTGAGTCtttccaaaacaaagaaaaaatatttcttcatgttAAAAACGTTGTTGACCAAAATAAAG AAATCCTTGAGAGGCTCCAAGACCAGAATGAAGAACTAAATGCAAAAGGAG GAGAAGGGTGTGGATCTCCTCTGAGTCACTGGGTACAGCACAGAGACCATTGCTACCACCAGACCGTGGAGACAGTTTCTTGGTGGAATTGTTCTGATCTTTGTGTCTCTTTGAATGctacatttttaaagacagaaaggaGTAGATTGATG TGTATTCTGAAGTTACTTGCAGTAAACCACACTTGGCTTGGCCTGTCTTATAAGGAAGAGGACAATAAATGGAAGTGGGAGGAtggttctcttccttcttctggcCT TGAGTGGCGTCTACCAAAGCCAAGTATGGATTTCCAGGGAAAATGTGTGTATGCAGGCGTGCACACTGTCGGAATAGATAACTGCACCGTGTCTTCCTCATGCCTGTGTGAGAAGCCTATCTGTGCTTAA
- the LOC122680497 gene encoding C-type lectin domain family 9 member A-like isoform X3, translated as MSGKNATYATVKHTPSKKPTRKEKTKEQLIYTEVKTVTPQSNQTKITRTELHKEKGSSVPFPWLFTVVILGIFCFLLLLTTGILGFMGKKCKSKWSCCGQKCYYFSDELTSFEESKKICKEMGSTLLKIEDEEELNFIQSQLSYFYWIGLSRKGTGNQWTWEDKSRPFLKFDWKESDKGHCASIKATKISASNCSRLMHFICEKWIACLAT; from the exons ATGAGTGGAAAAAATGCAACATATGCAACGGTGAAACACACTCCTTCCAAAAAGCCGACACGAAAAGAAA AGACAAAAGAGCAGCTAATTTACACAGAAGTGAAAACAGTCACTCCACAGTCcaaccagacaaagataacaaGAACTGAATTACATAAAGAAAAAG GGTCTTCAGTTCCATTTCCTTGGCTTTTCACGGTAGTGATTCTCGGaatcttctgtttccttctccttttaaCCACAGGAATCTTAGGATTTATGG gaaagaaatgtaaaagtaaaTGGTCGTGTTGTGGACAGAAATGTTACTATTTTTCGGATGAATTGACGAGctttgaagaaagtaaaaaaatctGCAAGGAAATGGGCTCCACACTTCTTAAGATAGAAGATGAGGAAGAACTG aATTTCATTCAGAGCCAACTATCCTATTTCTACTGGATTGGATTATCTCGTAAAGGAACCGgaaatcaatggacatgggaaGATAAGTCAAGGCCTTTTCTCAAATT tgattggaaagagtcagacaaaggACACTGTGCAAGTATTAAAGCAACGAAGATATCTGCTTCCAACTGTTCCAGACTCATGCACTTCATTTGTGAGAAGTGGATAGCTTGTCTTGCTACCTAA